In Castanea sativa cultivar Marrone di Chiusa Pesio chromosome 6, ASM4071231v1, a single window of DNA contains:
- the LOC142639602 gene encoding F-box protein At4g09920-like — protein sequence MGIKSISKRQKLYPKIDAMIDRFSDLSNSLLCHILSFLTTKEAVATSILSRRWKTLWTLVPKLDLDIVNMNLSLDKIGKCNEPINISYTDVVSRVLALHIAPFIRSFRLRCNSDCPPFHFDTWIRTAIARNVEELKLLIFYSYGIHMGLPCSIFYCQTLVALELSGGIDLDPPSSFQLPNLKILRLLEIYYCKDSSCFSRLLSGCPVLEDLSFERDGYDCLYHFEISVPTLKCLHIAFRPYRLDLNDYTIEIKTPALEYFKFEGDLGHIVLLEKLDNLFEADVHICSFDGSDSLEEHQKRCYGDRVFKLLRALTTAKFLLLFPGVTECFGFGSIYPSKFLNLVHLDFKLNPSNWHVLQALLLVAPNLEVLVVDKDYKSKDKLCWMEPPDDPGYLSSNLASFNFRGFKGLKLEVEFVKYILKEARTLKTMTINVSSGELKESVVEKLSKLPRLSRTCLVTVE from the exons ATGGGCATAAAATCAATTTCGAAACGCCAGAAACTCTACCCAAAAATAGACGCAATGATCGATAGGTTCAGTGATTTATCCAATTCTCTTCTCTGTCACATCCTTTCGTTCCTTACAACCAAAGAGGCTGTAGCAACAAGCATTCTGTCGAGGAGGTGGAAGACCCTTTGGACTCTCGTCCCAAAACTCGACCTCGACATTGTTAACATGAACCTGTCTTTGGATAAAATTGGTAAGTGTAACGAACCCATCAATATCAGCTATACAGATGTTGTGTCCAGAGTATTGGCTTTGCACATTGCACCCTTCATCCGGAGCTTTCGCCTCAGGTGCAATTCAGATTGTCCTCCTTTCCATTTCGACACATGGATTCGCACCGCCATAGCACGTAACGTTGAAGAACTCAAGCTGCTAATTTTTTATTCGTATGGGATACACATGGGCTTACCTTGCAGCATTTTCTATTGCCAAACACTAGTGGCTCTGGAATTAAGCGGTGGAATTGATCTTGATCCTCCTTCGTCCTTCCAGTTACCAAACCTGAAGATTCTGCGGCTGTTAGAAATTTATTATTGCAAAGACTCTTCCTGTTTTTCCAGGCTCCTCTCTGGCTGTCCAGTACTCGAAGATTTGTCATTTGAAAGAGATGGTTATGACTGTTTGTACCACTTTGAAATATCTGTTCCTACACTGAAATGTTTACATATCGCGTTTAGACCATACAGACTCGATCTTAATGATTACACGATTGAGATAAAGACCCCAGCTCTTGAATACTTCAAATTTGAAGGTGATCTGGGCCACATCGTTTTGCTCGAAAAACTAGACAACTTGTTTGAAGCAGATGTCCATATTTGCTCATTTGATGGGTCTGATTCTTTGGAAGAGCATCAAAAAAGATGCTACGGAGATAGGGTTTTCAAGCTTCTTCGAGCACTAACTACCGCAAAATTCCTTTTATTATTTCCTGGTGTCACGGAG TGCTTTGGCTTTGGTTCTATATATCCATCCAAGTTCCTAAATTTAGTCCATTTGGACTTCAAACTTAATCCTTCAAACTGGCATGTGCTACAAGCCTTGCTCCTAGTGGCTCCTAATTTAGAAGTTCTTGTTGTTGATAagg ATTATAAGAGTAAAGACAAGTTATGCTGGATGGAGCCACCGGATGATCCTGGTTATCTATCATCAAACCTTGCCAGTTTTAATTTTAGAGGATTTAAAGGATTAAAACTTGAAGTggaatttgtaaaatatattctGAAGGAGGCAAGGACCTTAAAAACAATGACAATCAATGTTTCTAGTGGAGAATTGAAGGAAAGTGTTGTCGAGAAACTATCAAAGCTCCCAAGGCTGTCTAGAACATGTCTAGTTACAGTTGAATGA